One stretch of Bacteroidota bacterium DNA includes these proteins:
- a CDS encoding isoaspartyl peptidase/L-asparaginase, whose protein sequence is MKAGIAIHGGAGTIEKSSLTPELYNMYTTALNKCIEAGYKVIEQGGSAMDAVSAAVIALENEPVFNAGCGAVFTHGGGHEMDASIMDGSNLMAGGVTCVKNIKNPIILAREVMEKSGFVLLSGAGAEEFARTQNIAFEPDEYFYNEVRYQQYLKIRDSDYMQLDHNVNLKKGTVGAVALDKHGNLAAATSTGGMTNKRYNRIGDTPIIGCGTYANNNTCAISCTGHGEYFIRNVVAYDVSCLMEYKGLSLQEACNIVVNDKLVKLGGEGGLIAIDAAGNIALPFNSEGMYRANQSIGAERVIAVHEL, encoded by the coding sequence ATGAAAGCAGGAATAGCCATACATGGCGGTGCGGGCACTATCGAGAAATCTTCTTTAACTCCCGAGTTATATAATATGTATACAACAGCCCTCAACAAATGTATCGAAGCGGGATACAAAGTGATAGAACAAGGCGGCAGTGCGATGGACGCTGTTTCTGCTGCCGTTATAGCATTGGAGAACGAGCCTGTTTTTAATGCAGGCTGCGGTGCCGTATTCACCCATGGCGGTGGCCACGAAATGGATGCATCTATTATGGATGGAAGCAATCTGATGGCTGGAGGAGTTACATGTGTAAAGAATATTAAAAACCCAATTATACTTGCCCGCGAAGTGATGGAAAAATCGGGGTTTGTATTGTTGAGCGGTGCAGGTGCCGAAGAATTTGCCCGCACGCAGAATATCGCTTTCGAGCCAGATGAATACTTTTATAATGAAGTTCGCTACCAACAGTACCTTAAAATAAGAGACAGCGACTATATGCAATTGGATCATAATGTGAACCTAAAAAAAGGAACCGTAGGAGCTGTGGCATTAGACAAACACGGTAACCTAGCCGCTGCTACTAGCACGGGCGGCATGACCAACAAAAGATATAATAGAATTGGCGATACCCCAATTATAGGTTGCGGCACTTATGCCAATAATAATACTTGTGCCATAAGCTGCACTGGCCATGGCGAATATTTTATACGCAATGTAGTAGCTTACGATGTCAGCTGCCTCATGGAATACAAAGGTCTTAGCCTGCAAGAAGCTTGTAATATTGTAGTAAACGACAAACTCGTAAAACTAGGCGGCGAAGGCGGGCTCATCGCTATCGACGCTGCGGGCAATATAGCTTTGCCTTTTAACAGTGAGGGAATGTATAGGGCTAACCAAAGTATAGGTGCGGAGAGAGTTATTGCTGTGCATGAATTATAA